The following proteins are encoded in a genomic region of Vibrio spartinae:
- a CDS encoding nucleoid-associated protein — MAETFSNLNFKRIILHNVYPPNDEGLVTPFCSTVLTQLDHNASQKLEERLTSVLGSSSHSLQMNIAQDGKASCFHFSSQLLDASDSDFIKDSCELANLHTSAHTNKSWPGGTLVIIDGTSGAANRRCLFIIKAEQQAGFIESQEENTIKLSYIENLILTPQARLYKVGVFVEQDDKSLADEIRDKDEFEAYVFDSNIKAKDDRNAAKYFYSGFLGLQVPENAEQRTRDFFEYSREYINGSRLPDEKKIDVQQALHTYLKTDQSNTIQASEFAEKYLPEEYRDDYNDYVVKKGFPATAVVKDTSLIKRKLATRKMNFSSDVKLTAPAEKFSELVKIIEATDDHTTIQVKGKLSEQDK; from the coding sequence ATGGCCGAAACATTTAGCAATCTAAATTTCAAACGAATCATTCTCCATAACGTATACCCACCAAATGATGAAGGACTGGTAACACCATTTTGCAGTACTGTTTTAACGCAACTAGATCATAACGCTTCACAGAAGCTCGAAGAACGTCTTACATCAGTTTTAGGGTCTAGTTCACATAGCTTACAGATGAACATAGCCCAAGACGGTAAAGCAAGTTGCTTTCACTTTTCCAGTCAACTACTGGACGCATCAGACAGTGACTTCATAAAAGATTCGTGTGAACTTGCAAATTTGCATACTTCCGCCCATACAAATAAATCTTGGCCCGGTGGCACACTGGTAATCATCGACGGAACATCTGGTGCAGCTAACCGGAGATGCTTATTCATAATAAAAGCCGAGCAGCAAGCCGGATTTATTGAAAGCCAAGAAGAAAACACTATCAAACTGTCTTACATAGAAAATCTGATCCTTACTCCCCAAGCGAGGCTTTACAAAGTGGGGGTTTTTGTCGAACAAGATGACAAATCCTTAGCTGATGAGATTCGCGATAAAGACGAATTTGAGGCCTATGTTTTCGATAGCAACATTAAGGCAAAAGATGATCGTAACGCGGCTAAATACTTCTATTCCGGTTTTCTAGGCCTTCAAGTGCCTGAAAATGCAGAACAAAGAACTCGTGACTTTTTCGAATATTCTAGAGAGTACATAAATGGTTCTCGGCTACCTGATGAGAAAAAAATAGATGTTCAACAAGCTCTACACACCTACCTAAAAACTGATCAAAGTAATACAATCCAGGCCTCCGAATTCGCAGAAAAATACCTGCCGGAGGAGTACCGGGATGACTATAATGATTATGTCGTTAAAAAAGGTTTTCCTGCTACTGCAGTAGTAAAAGACACCTCTCTGATAAAGAGGAAGTTAGCCACTCGTAAGATGAACTTTTCTAGTGATGTAAAGCTAACTGCACCAGCAGAGAAGTTCTCAGAGTTAGTGAAGATTATTGAAGCAACTGATGACCATACAACAATCCAGGTCAAAGGTAAGCTTTCAGAACAAGACAAATGA
- a CDS encoding GTP pyrophosphokinase, translating to MTQEEFAARYEQEKPMYEAWADFVLSEIKSGLLNLLGNSKPKYDEYVKMTPSSRVKTTESLLTKAFIRKKDKYQDPYSQITDKAGIRFVVLLTQQLDQLCSIIENHKSWTYSKDKEFDEWRTSDPRMFDYQSVHYIVRAQMTFVHKGVTIDEDTPCEVQFRTLLQHAYAELAHDTIYKGDVDASPTVKRCFAKSMALMETTDELLCGAKAELEKCAGIITQWREVALSQASKLLPASHWIDDTKNIEFYLSEFQPLLSTLSIDDLLEFLGDHEYSFLASRIESHQNNKAFVEFKLPVILVCYFLAKKKKSVIKKYWPTDFHVLQIIFNDLGLAPNWATH from the coding sequence ATGACCCAGGAAGAATTTGCTGCACGTTATGAACAAGAAAAGCCTATGTATGAAGCATGGGCTGATTTTGTGTTGTCTGAGATTAAGTCCGGCTTACTTAATTTGCTAGGTAACAGTAAACCTAAGTACGATGAATACGTAAAAATGACTCCATCCAGCAGAGTCAAAACAACAGAGTCTCTTCTTACAAAGGCTTTTATTCGAAAAAAAGATAAATACCAAGATCCTTACTCACAAATAACGGATAAAGCTGGGATTCGTTTTGTCGTTCTCTTAACACAACAATTGGATCAACTTTGTTCTATCATCGAAAACCACAAATCTTGGACATATTCCAAAGACAAAGAATTTGATGAGTGGCGAACATCAGATCCTCGAATGTTCGATTATCAATCTGTACACTACATCGTTCGCGCCCAAATGACCTTCGTCCATAAAGGCGTAACAATCGATGAAGATACACCTTGTGAAGTTCAGTTTAGAACATTGCTACAACATGCCTACGCAGAATTAGCACATGACACCATATACAAAGGAGATGTGGATGCATCTCCAACAGTCAAACGCTGCTTTGCTAAAAGCATGGCCTTAATGGAAACCACAGATGAACTATTGTGCGGAGCAAAAGCCGAATTAGAAAAATGTGCAGGCATTATTACACAATGGCGAGAAGTGGCACTAAGTCAAGCCAGCAAGCTTTTACCAGCTTCGCATTGGATTGATGATACCAAAAACATTGAATTTTACCTGTCAGAGTTCCAACCATTGCTCAGTACGTTAAGTATTGATGACTTGCTTGAATTTTTAGGTGACCATGAATATTCATTTTTGGCATCACGAATTGAATCCCACCAAAATAATAAAGCTTTTGTTGAATTTAAACTTCCTGTGATTCTTGTCTGTTATTTTTTAGCCAAAAAGAAAAAATCAGTTATAAAAAAATATTGGCCAACAGACTTTCATGTTTTACAAATTATTTTTAACGATCTCGGTTTAGCACCTAACTGGGCTACACACTAA